A stretch of DNA from Spirosoma endbachense:
AGCGCAACTGGCAAACGGTTCGACGTTATGATTAACGACAACTACAAAACCTACACAGTCCAGCCCGCTGCCAACACCTGGGCTCTGGTTTCGATTCCGCTATCGGCGCTCAACAGCCCCGCCACCCTGAAGGATCTGTATATTCAGGACACGGGCGGTTCGATCAGTACACCATTCTACATCGATAACCTTCAACTGGTCAAGTTATCGTCGGCGCGGGTGATTGCGGAACAACCGGAAGGAAAACCAACGGTACAGATTTCACCAAACCCGGTTTCTGGCAATCAGGGAGTTGTGCATTTATCATTCAGCAACTTCCCGGTCAACGAGACACTAACCGTTCAGCTTGTCAATGAGCAGGGTCGATCAGTACATCAGGAGAGTCTTGTTCTCGCTGGTCGTGAGCAGTCGATAACACTCCATAAACTGCGTACAGGCACTTATTTGCTTACGGTTTATGGTCAGACAACGCAGATTACACAGCGTCTGGTCGTCGACTAAATTCAGTGATTCACATCATTAAATTCACAAGATTCGCTCTATATCTACAGTCAGGTCTTAAGCCCTACCACAGTTTGGTTGCGTATCACTAGTAACCACGTTCCGCCGTTATGGTAGCACGGTTCGAAGCGAAAGGCCTGACTGTATTTCACTAAGTAGCCACTAATTGATTCAGCCTTGGTTTATGATAAACTATATCGATCACTTATGTATGTCCAGCTTTTAGCATCTACATGTAGTACGAAATTTAATTTACGGAATTTCGTACTACATGTAGATACTAAAAGCTGGACAAGGCTTTATGTCTTTTAATTCATAAGGAGAAAAAACGATGACAAAAAATAAATTACTCCGAATGGACAATGTCGGCATCGTGGTAGAATCCCTCGATGAGACCATCCTTTTTTTCGCCGAGCTTGGCCTGAAACTCGAAGGGCGTACCAGGGTCGAAGGAGAATGGGCCGGGCGCGTCACGGGACTAGGTACTCAAAGCGTCGAGATCGCGATGATGGTCACTCCCGATGGCCACAGCCGACTCGAGATTTCGCAATTTCTCACTCCGCCTGTTGTCTCAGATCACCGGAACGCCCCTGTGAATGCGCTCGGCTACCTACGCGTCATGTTCACCGTGGAGGACATTGACGAGTTGCTCGACAGGCTCCGCAAGATCGGCGCCGAGCTCGTCGGCGAAGTGGTTCAGTACGAGTCCTCGTACCGGTTATGCTATATCCGCGGCCCCGAAGGACTTCTCATCGGGCTGGCCGAACAACTGGGTACTAAATGAGTAGCGGGGTTTTCTAAACTCCTCAACGAGGAATTTTCATCAATGTTATCATTGACAAAAGCTGCTTTCCTTTCGACCTGTTTAAACGTTCTATTCGGAAGAGATTCTGTTGAGTCAAAGTCGGGTCGAACTTGTTTCGGCCTGACGACAGCAGGAGACTTGTCTGGAAAGTTAAAATAGCCTCTTCAGTTTATCGGGTAGGTATAATCGTTCAGCATCGGCTTTTTAGTACGTAAACCGTTTCCCAAAAAGACTAGCTTTAGCTGTGGCCAACTCCTGAGCACGACTAGAGATTTCCGAACCCCTTATGAACCTTAATCTTAAAGCACAACTCAATAATACGTTCGATGCCATTGTGGTTGGTTCGGGCATTAGTGGTGGCTGGGCCGCGAAAGAACTCACCCAGAAAGGATTGCGGGTACTGATGCTCGAACGAGGGCGCGACCTTCAGCACATTACAGGCTACGACACCGCCCTGAAGGCCCCCTGGGAGTTTGCCCATCGCGATCGTACGATTTTACCAAAAGATAACCCAGCCCCTGATTTTCGGGTTCTT
This window harbors:
- a CDS encoding VOC family protein, whose translation is MDNVGIVVESLDETILFFAELGLKLEGRTRVEGEWAGRVTGLGTQSVEIAMMVTPDGHSRLEISQFLTPPVVSDHRNAPVNALGYLRVMFTVEDIDELLDRLRKIGAELVGEVVQYESSYRLCYIRGPEGLLIGLAEQLGTK